A region of Pirellulales bacterium DNA encodes the following proteins:
- a CDS encoding chemotaxis protein CheW, producing the protein MSTLSPVLNVLADCWNRIGVAGDRSCPELTQYVHCHNCPVFAAAGQRLLDSPPPASYLDEARERLAAAPESAAGESYSALVFRMGEEWLALPVQILVEVHPLRPVHRVPHRGGLLAGLVNIRGELQLCVRFDQLLGISSPGAPSRSTDGKQRAEGSQSSAPQSNTAWLLVIDLEAQRWVLPVDEVDQVYRFPANQLTPAPATVARSSGRLSRGMFEWKQRTIGYLDDARLLQALRTRLMS; encoded by the coding sequence GTGAGTACCCTGTCACCGGTCCTGAACGTACTCGCCGATTGCTGGAATCGTATCGGTGTGGCCGGCGATCGCAGCTGTCCAGAACTTACTCAATACGTACATTGCCATAATTGCCCCGTATTTGCCGCGGCTGGCCAGCGATTGCTGGACAGCCCGCCGCCCGCCAGCTATCTCGACGAGGCCAGGGAGCGGCTCGCGGCTGCTCCCGAGTCGGCAGCTGGTGAGTCGTACAGCGCGCTGGTCTTTCGCATGGGCGAAGAATGGCTGGCACTCCCCGTACAAATTTTGGTCGAAGTCCACCCGCTACGCCCTGTACACCGCGTGCCGCATCGTGGCGGGTTGCTGGCCGGGCTCGTGAACATTCGCGGCGAGCTGCAGCTCTGTGTGCGCTTCGATCAACTTTTGGGAATCTCTTCGCCTGGCGCACCCTCGCGATCCACGGACGGTAAGCAACGCGCAGAAGGTTCGCAGTCATCGGCCCCGCAGAGCAATACGGCATGGCTATTGGTAATTGATCTGGAGGCACAGCGGTGGGTGCTTCCCGTGGACGAAGTTGACCAGGTTTATCGATTTCCTGCTAATCAACTGACCCCCGCTCCCGCGACCGTGGCACGCTCCAGCGGTCGATTGTCGCGCGGCATGTTTGAATGGAAACAGCGGACGATCGGCTATCTGGACGACGCACGCTTGCTGCAAGCCCTGAGAACGAGGCTTATGTCATGA
- a CDS encoding CheR family methyltransferase → MSLASVIDQLRERIGLDPASLGPTVIPVVVATRQRALGIANLTAYAQHLKHVPAEIEALVDELVVRETWFFRGGELFSYLAKQIQDSAMIRPAGKPFRILSVPCSTGEEPYSLAIALAELHVPRRAWHLDAVDINSAHLEKARQGRYGAFSFRQTDGELRSRHFEANGNQWQLEESLIASVQFQQGNLVDADFLREQLPYDLIFCRNLLIYLHNTARQKVAEVVDRLLAPQGLVCMGHAEPLNSIDHRFIHTGPDGFFLFCRATSAARHEPPARPLPHVATEIAVLDGSIKTKSAPRSQVKSTRAQPSGAAALPASDPLSVAKSHADAGRLDAAWAECQTQLSTNGPTAELYAMLGLIHKARQDDAESKRCFEKALYLQPDHVEAIWHLMLQFEQEGAHAQAALLRDRLQRAGGGGEA, encoded by the coding sequence ATGAGCCTGGCAAGCGTCATCGATCAGCTGCGCGAACGGATCGGACTCGATCCAGCATCCTTGGGACCCACGGTTATTCCCGTGGTGGTCGCAACACGGCAACGCGCGCTCGGTATCGCTAATCTGACGGCTTACGCGCAACATCTGAAACACGTTCCCGCGGAAATCGAGGCATTGGTCGACGAACTGGTGGTTCGCGAAACCTGGTTCTTTCGCGGCGGGGAATTATTTAGTTATCTGGCCAAGCAAATTCAAGATTCGGCTATGATCCGGCCCGCTGGAAAGCCGTTTCGCATTTTGAGCGTGCCGTGCAGCACTGGGGAAGAGCCCTACTCCCTGGCGATTGCGCTAGCCGAGTTGCACGTCCCACGCCGTGCATGGCACCTGGATGCCGTTGACATCAACAGTGCTCATCTGGAAAAAGCACGGCAGGGAAGATACGGCGCGTTTTCGTTCCGGCAGACGGACGGGGAACTGCGCAGCCGACACTTCGAAGCCAATGGCAATCAATGGCAGCTCGAGGAATCGCTCATCGCCTCGGTTCAATTCCAGCAGGGTAACTTAGTCGACGCCGACTTCCTGCGCGAGCAATTGCCGTACGACCTGATTTTCTGCCGTAACCTGTTGATCTATTTGCACAACACGGCGCGCCAAAAAGTCGCCGAGGTAGTGGACCGGCTGCTGGCTCCGCAGGGCCTCGTCTGCATGGGTCATGCCGAGCCGTTGAATTCCATCGATCACCGCTTTATCCACACGGGCCCAGATGGCTTCTTTTTGTTTTGTCGCGCAACGTCCGCCGCACGCCACGAGCCTCCGGCACGACCATTGCCCCACGTAGCAACGGAAATAGCCGTTCTCGATGGATCGATAAAAACCAAATCCGCGCCGCGGTCGCAGGTAAAGTCGACTCGGGCGCAACCGTCCGGCGCTGCCGCGCTGCCGGCATCTGACCCGTTATCCGTGGCCAAGAGCCATGCTGACGCAGGCCGACTCGATGCGGCTTGGGCCGAATGCCAAACGCAATTGTCCACAAACGGACCGACGGCCGAGCTCTATGCCATGTTGGGACTGATACACAAGGCCCGACAAGACGACGCCGAATCGAAGCGCTGCTTTGAGAAGGCGTTATATTTGCAGCCGGACCACGTCGAGGCGATCTGGCACCTGATGTTGCAATTCGAGCAAGAGGGGGCCCATGCGCAAGCGGCTCTCTTGCGCGATCGATTGCAGCGCGCGGGTGGCGGAGGTGAAGCGTGA
- a CDS encoding chemotaxis protein CheW produces the protein MLALTFQISQERVALDVRRIGEVVPRVPLQRSADSPLWLAGTFVYRQSVVPVIDMHRLTGAGDCPTQLSSRIIVVPWQHSDLPSSWLGLLASHVSEICEIQAPPHAPLGRSRPAEPDLGPAIIDRGEIVRVLDLDRLIPDAVRQRLAGACCS, from the coding sequence ATGCTCGCGCTCACATTTCAAATCAGCCAAGAGCGGGTAGCACTCGACGTTCGTCGCATCGGTGAGGTGGTGCCGCGCGTCCCGTTGCAAAGGTCTGCCGACAGCCCGCTCTGGTTGGCCGGCACTTTCGTCTATCGCCAGAGCGTTGTCCCGGTAATTGACATGCACCGTTTGACAGGAGCAGGGGATTGTCCGACACAGCTCAGTAGCCGGATCATCGTGGTACCCTGGCAACATTCCGATTTGCCGTCGAGCTGGCTAGGGCTGTTGGCCTCGCACGTTTCCGAGATATGCGAGATTCAGGCGCCGCCGCACGCGCCACTCGGCAGGTCGCGTCCAGCAGAGCCGGATTTGGGACCAGCGATTATCGACCGAGGAGAGATCGTGCGCGTGCTCGACTTGGATCGCCTGATACCCGATGCCGTGCGGCAGCGCCTGGCGGGAGCGTGTTGCTCATGA